From one Henningerozyma blattae CBS 6284 chromosome 1, complete genome genomic stretch:
- the TBLA0A06700 gene encoding S8 family peptidase (similar to Saccharomyces cerevisiae YCR045C; ancestral locus Anc_6.313) yields the protein MQVAMLWIMVSCWYITVHAHEFIIDIKKPIPWFLESHIKPHLKKHMSIGSMDSWLVEIPTNLIDKFMDLSHYLDITPNVEVMAFEDMQIDFKDKYRDVNKDGGDCEEEKCNEEEEEEEEWCEEYDDGDEEEEEEGEFGHEKYSTQFNAPRHLSRASRITKLPTASNFTYNYYYPRDYQGANVTVYVLDSGIRMDHPEFEGRILEAYDFTDSGVGDNYGHGTSVAGIIGSKTYGVAKNVNLIDIKVLNNKGKGNVFSILQGLQFITKHCEENTNGNCIINASLGAINIQILNKAFEEVHNAGIPVICAAGNNAVNACWITPAGSKGVFTVGSFDDRDDTIATFSNWGRCVDMMAPGVYVRTLLYTNQKGSRESSGTSVSTPIVTGLAAILLSKGVPKENLYDEIRKMGSRDLLRNKEFSRLPGTPNLIVNIGPQKEDDVYPDDAYIDEERRYTTPATFVDTLNQKKRIHFTDNYDLVMSKFKFKMQDLKLNHLKKIII from the coding sequence ATGCAAGTTGCTATGTTGTGGATCATGGTCTCGTGTTGGTATATCACAGTCCATGCTCATGAGTTTATtatagatattaaaaaaccCATTCCGTGGTTTCTAGAATCACATATAAAGCCACATTTGAAGAAGCATATGAGCATAGGATCGATGGATAGTTGGTTAGTAGAGATCCCCACAAACCTCATCGATAAGTTTATGGATCTGTCGCATTATTTGGATATTACCCCCAACGTGGAGGTGATGGCCTTTGAAGATATGCAGATTGATTTCAAAGACAAATATAGAGATGTTAATAAGGATGGAGGCGATTGTGAGGAGGAGAAATGcaatgaagaagaagaagaagaggagGAATGGTGTGAAGAATATGATGACggtgatgaagaagaagaggagGAAGGAGAATTTGGACACGAAAAGTATTCAACCCAATTCAATGCTCCAAGACATTTATCACGAGCCTCAAGAATCACAAAATTGCCCACTGCCAGTAATTTTACATATaactattattatccaAGAGATTATCAAGGAGCTAATGTAACTGTTTATGTTTTGGATTCTGGAATACGTATGGATCATCCTGAATTTGAAGGACGGATCCTTGAAGCTTATGATTTTACAGATTCCGGGGTTGGTGATAATTATGGTCATGGTACAAGTGTTGCAGGGATCATTGGATCCAAAACATATGGGGTAGCTAAAAACGTTAATCTCATAGATATAAAagttttgaataataaggGTAAGGGGAATGTTTTCAGTATTTTGCAAGGTTTACAATTCATTACAAAACATTGTGAAGAAAATACAAACGGTAATTGTATCATTAATGCTTCTTTAGGTGCTatcaatattcaaatattgaataagGCATTTGAAGAAGTTCATAACGCAGGTATACCTGTTATTTGTGCGGCAGGTAATAATGCAGTCAACGCTTGTTGGATTACACCTGCTGGTTCGAAAGGTGTATTCACAGTAGGTTCATTTGATGATAGAGATGATACAATTGCCACTTTCTCCAATTGGGGTCGTTGTGTTGATATGATGGCACCGGGTGTATATGTGAGAACTTTATTATATACAAATCAAAAGGGAAGTAGAGAAAGTTCAGGTACTTCTGTCTCGACACCAATTGTTACGGGTCTAGCGGCTATATTATTGTCTAAGGGAGTCCCCAAGGAAAATCTTTACGATGAGATTAGAAAAATGGGGTCTAGAGatttattaagaaataaagaattttcaaGGTTACCAGGAACtccaaatttaattgtaaatatagGTCCCCAAAAGGAAGATGATGTTTATCCAGATGACGCTTACATAGATGAGGAAAGACGTTACACTACACCTGCCACATTTGTCGATAcattaaatcaaaagaaaagaattcATTTTACAGATAATTATGATTTAGTAATGagtaaattcaaatttaaaatgcaagatttaaaactaaatcatttgaaaaaaattataatataa
- the SMM1 gene encoding tRNA-dihydrouridine(20) synthase (NAD(+)) (similar to Saccharomyces cerevisiae SMM1 (YNR015W); ancestral locus Anc_6.310), translating to MVTYAGKLVLAPMVRAGELPTRLLALKHGADLVWSPEIVDKKLIQCQKETNTKLNTIDFVIPSSNDKKPSTVVFRTYPKLEKNKLIFQMGTSDPTLAVEAAKIVINEVDGIDINAGCPKHFSIHSGMGAALLKTPEKLCSILSELVEKVGKPYNKPISVKIRILEDEQSTIELVEKICQTGIANLTVHCRTTPMRNREAPIRDYLQTINKICKKNNVSLIMNGAISNRTHFENLRQELGFGNELGGMIAENAESNPSVFNETPLPWFLTCKEYLSIAEQFDNHVGNTKYMLTRIVPGKSKFFQLFTRCKTSKEINYVKEQIDDKGELINDPTDYLEECRKEEKN from the coding sequence ATGGTTACATATGCTGGGAAGCTGGTGCTTGCTCCTATGGTACGAGCAGGGGAATTACCTACAAGACTATTAGCATTAAAACATGGGGCTGATCTTGTTTGGTCACCAGAAATAGTAGATAAAAAGTTAATCCAATGCCAAAAAGAAACTAATACGAAATTGAACACTATTGATTTTGTTATCCCATCTTCTAATGATAAGAAACCATCTACAGTCGTCTTTAGAACTTATCCAAAGttagagaaaaataaattgatttttcaaatggGTACTTCAGATCCAACTCTTGCTGTAGAAGCAGCTAAAATAGTTATAAATGAAGTTGATggtattgatattaatgCAGGCTGCCCCAAACATTTTTCTATCCATTCAGGAATGGGTGCAGCTCTATTGAAAACACCAGAAAAATTATGTTCTATATTAAGTGAATTAGTTGAAAAAGTTGGTAAACCATATAATAAACCAATCAGTGTGAAGATTAGAATATTAGAAGATGAACAATCCACTATTGAATtagttgaaaaaatttgtcAAACTGGGATAGCTAATCTTACTGTTCATTGTCGTACAACTCCTATGCGTAATAGAGAAGCACCAATTAGAGATTATTTACAgacaataaataaaatttgtaaaaaaaacaatgtATCACTAATAATGAATGGTGCTATATCTAATAGAACTcattttgaaaatcttCGTCAAGAGCTAGGATTTGGTAATGAATTAGGTGGTATGATTGCAGAAAATGCCGAATCTAACCCATCAGTTTTCAATGAAACTCCATTACCATGGTTTTTAACATGTAAAGAATATCTTTCCATTGCAGAACAGTTTGATAATCATGTAGGcaatacaaaatatatgtTGACTAGAATTGTTCCTGgtaaatctaaatttttccaattatttACACGATGCAAGACATCTAAAGAGATTAATTATGTTAAAGAACAAATCGATGATAAAGgtgaattaataaatgatCCTACTGATTATTTAGAAGAATGTCGAAAAgaggaaaaaaattaa
- the URK1 gene encoding uridine kinase URK1 (similar to Saccharomyces cerevisiae URK1 (YNR012W); ancestral locus Anc_6.307): MSIMPMDDDYPISTISSQESSTNDLDTDSIDTTNTSESSLTESVESKYMPPWTKPYIIGIGGASGSGKTSVAAKIVSSINVPWTVLISLDNFYNPLSPEERQLAFNNNFDFDDPAAIDLDLAYECLLNLKEGRKTVIPKYNFVEHNRVPDQSITIYAASVIVIEGIYGLFDRRLLDLMDLKIYVDADLDVCLARRLTRDIISRGRDLEGCLISWQKFVRPNTIKYVRQTLHNADVIIPSTGDNTVAVNLLITHIKTKLELKSKQHLKELIHLGLSDTRLINEIPVVHQLNKGHQIRSLKTMLLNKNLSRADFIFYFDRIASILLSKVLDHMSYTSKVSIETQNGHQLADQILCRFDQITAVNIIPSGDCFMHSLKKTIPNISVSKILIQSDSKTGEPQLHCEYLAPNISQFKQVYLMESQIITGTSIIMAIRVLLDHDVKIENITIVLYMATEVGIKRILNAFGDKINIFVAHLVSNKDIHDGNKQWALKRFVDVKYFGC; this comes from the coding sequence ATGTCAATAATGCCAATGGACGATGATTACCCAATCTCTACTATCTCCTCTCAGGAGAGTTCAACCAATGACCTTGACACAGATAGCATAGACACCACAAATACTTCAGAAAGTTCTTTAACCGAATCTGTGGAGTCTAAATATATGCCTCCTTGGACCAAGCCTTACATTATTGGAATTGGAGGAGCTTCTGGTTCTGGTAAAACTAGTGTTGCTGCAAAAATTGTGTCATCAATAAATGTACCTTGGACTGTACTTATttcattagataatttCTATAACCCTTTATCTCCAGAAGAACGTCAACTAGCatttaataacaattttgattttgatgatCCTGCTGCCATTGATTTGGATTTAGCATATGAATGCCTTTTAAATCTGAAAGAGGGGCGTAAAACAGTTATACccaaatataattttgttgAACATAACCGTGTTCCAGACCAAAGCATCACGATATATGCTGCAAGTGTTATTGTGATAGAAGGTATTTATGGTCTTTTTGATAGAAGATTGCTAGACCTTAtggatttgaaaatatatgtaGATGCCGATCTTGATGTTTGTTTAGCAAGAAGATTAACAAGAGACATTATTTCAAGGGGTAGAGACTTAGAAGGCTGTTTGATCTCTTGGCAAAAATTTGTAAGACCAAACACTATAAAATATGTAAGACAAACTTTACACAATGCAGATGTTATAATACCATCAACTGGGGACAATACAGTAGCAGTTAATTTACTAATTACTCATATAAAAACTAAGCTggaattaaaatcaaaacaaCATTTGAAAGAGTTGATTCATTTAGGTCTTTCTGATACTAGATTGATCAATGAAATACCCGTAGTGCATCAATTAAACAAAGGACACCAAATTAGATCATTAAAAACGATGctattaaacaaaaactTAAGTCGTGcagattttattttttattttgatcgTATTGCATCTATATTATTGTCTAAAGTATTAGATCATATGTCATATACATCTAAAGTATCTATTGAGACTCAAAATGGCCATCAACTAGCTGATCAAATTCTTTGTAGATTCGATCAAATTACTGCAGTTAATATTATTCCTTCTGGAGATTGCTTTATgcattctttaaaaaaaacaatccCAAATATTTCTGTaagtaaaatattgattcaATCGGATTCTAAAACTGGTGAACCGCAATTACATTGTGAATATCTAGCACCTAACATAAGCCAATTTAAACAAGTTTATTTAATGGAATCACAGATTATTACAGGAACATCAATAATTATGGCAATTCGTGTATTATTGGATCATGATGTTAAAATAGAGAATATCACCATTGTACTTTATATGGCCACTGAAGTTGGGATTAAACGGATATTAAATGCATTTGGTgacaaaattaatatatttgttgCTCATTTAGTATCCAACAAAGATATCCATGATGGTAATAAACAATGGGCATTGAAAAGATTTGTGgatgtaaaatattttggttGCTGA